A DNA window from Tenuifilaceae bacterium CYCD contains the following coding sequences:
- a CDS encoding chlorohydrolase — protein sequence MSILLKNAIYVDWQTLEIKNTNIIVENGKVQFVEDSNIPQKKFETIDCTGKIVTKSFVVGHHHAYSALSRGMGAPKKSPANFYEILKYVWWTLDKCLTSEMNEYSALVTAMACAKSGATFAIDHHASPYAIKGSLGTLAKAFETVGVSHLLCYEISDRDGEKIAIEGLEETDSYLSKNQGLVGLHASFTLSDETLKKASTLMQKHKSGVHIHVAEDTYDQEHCLENYNTSVVERLNSFGMLNSSKSILVHCLHLSDAERNLISKSPCWVVENTDSNLNNNVGYFSGEGLGQNIMFGTDGMHSDMLQSAKSSYFVGQNFDPMSPAQAYARLRNAHQYLSVNGFKGDNEANLVVLDYSSPTPVTSSNFLGHLFFGINSTHIRDVISNGKVIVKDKKLITVDEEIILNESKKLAKYLWECMAK from the coding sequence ATGAGCATTTTACTTAAAAACGCAATATACGTTGACTGGCAAACTTTAGAAATAAAGAATACTAATATTATAGTCGAAAATGGTAAGGTTCAATTTGTGGAAGACAGCAATATTCCTCAAAAAAAATTCGAAACCATCGACTGTACAGGAAAGATTGTAACAAAATCGTTTGTTGTAGGTCATCATCACGCATACTCAGCATTGTCACGAGGAATGGGTGCTCCAAAGAAATCTCCTGCAAATTTCTACGAAATTTTAAAATACGTATGGTGGACTTTAGATAAATGCCTAACCAGCGAAATGAATGAGTATAGCGCCCTTGTCACTGCAATGGCCTGTGCTAAATCGGGTGCTACATTCGCCATCGATCACCATGCGTCACCGTACGCAATTAAAGGATCATTGGGAACTCTAGCAAAAGCATTCGAAACTGTAGGTGTTAGCCATCTGCTTTGCTACGAGATCAGCGATCGGGATGGTGAAAAGATCGCCATAGAGGGTTTGGAAGAAACCGATTCGTACCTTTCAAAGAATCAAGGATTAGTTGGTCTTCACGCTTCGTTTACGCTAAGCGATGAAACGCTAAAAAAGGCATCAACCTTAATGCAGAAGCACAAGTCTGGTGTTCACATTCATGTTGCTGAGGATACTTACGATCAGGAGCACTGTCTGGAAAACTATAATACATCCGTAGTTGAACGGTTGAATAGCTTTGGCATGCTAAATTCATCGAAATCGATACTTGTACACTGCTTGCATTTATCGGATGCCGAAAGGAATTTGATAAGCAAATCGCCCTGCTGGGTTGTTGAAAACACCGATAGTAACCTTAACAATAATGTTGGTTATTTCAGCGGCGAAGGACTTGGGCAAAACATAATGTTTGGTACCGATGGAATGCATAGCGATATGCTCCAAAGCGCAAAATCGTCGTATTTTGTTGGCCAAAACTTCGACCCGATGAGCCCAGCACAAGCATATGCACGACTGCGTAATGCTCACCAATATTTGTCTGTAAATGGTTTTAAAGGCGATAATGAAGCAAACCTTGTGGTTCTCGATTACAGCTCTCCTACTCCGGTAACATCAAGTAACTTTTTGGGACATCTATTCTTTGGAATAAACTCTACACATATCCGCGATGTTATCTCAAATGGAAAGGTTATTGTCAAAGACAAAAAATTAATCACGGTTGATGAAGAAATCATCCTAAACGAATCAAAAAAACTAGCAAAGTATCTTTGGGAATGCATGGCTAAATAA
- a CDS encoding selenium-dependent xanthine dehydrogenase, producing MISFTLNSIKTTYSGNSEKNLLEYLRKEKFLTAAKDGCSGQGVCGACSVEIDGKIKMACRVKMKDMEGAVINTLEGLSSEFKSVLGKNFAQKGAVQCGFCSPGMIMRAKGLFNTNPTPTRNDIIRAISPNLCRCTGYVKIIDAIDASFKELQGGNPEESKATANIGDRYPKYQAVETALGERDFVDDMHIDGMLHGALKFSDYPKAKILSIDFSEALKVDGVVKVITAKDIPGNHYSGTIFQDWPLMINIGETTRYIGDVIAGVVATTEEIARKAVELVKVEYTVLQPVTDMHEAAKPNSPCVHEGKSNVLETCAIRFGDVDKAFAEAAWTSSDIYETQRIEHAFLETETAIAIPENDGIRLYSQSQGVYVDRKQIAKFLDFPEEKVKVTLVQNGGGFGGKEDLTVQGHVSLYAFLIQMPVKLHLNRDESIRMHPKRHPVWMKMSLACDAKGKFTAVKLEAIGDTGAYASVGTKVMERVVGHATGGYTVPAVDVSAKTVYTNNIPCGAMRGFGVPQAVFAIESCIDDICKRAGFDRWQIRFDNALEDGSKTATGQVLRGVGLKKTMLAVKDQFNRAKYAGIATGLKNTGVGNGMVDDSDVIIKIISDKKVEIHHGWTEMGQGVHTMAIQTLHQETGINPEIIDIIVNTEAGIPTGMTTSSRATALVANAIINAAISIKKDLEGSSISQLVGRSYRGKFVCDWTCKPGADTEDPIIHFAYGYATQVVILDDNGEIKKIIAAHDAGKIMNQMLFEGQIEGALHMGMGYALTEDLPMKDGYPVSYKFKDIGILRANETPEMEIIGIEEPDPIGPYGAKGIGEIGLVPTAAAIANAFFAYDGIKRTKLPMKRKG from the coding sequence ATGATATCATTTACACTTAACTCTATTAAAACCACTTATTCTGGAAATTCAGAAAAGAATCTTCTGGAATACCTACGTAAAGAGAAATTTCTTACTGCTGCAAAGGATGGATGCTCTGGACAAGGGGTTTGTGGTGCATGTTCTGTTGAGATCGATGGCAAAATAAAAATGGCCTGTCGTGTAAAAATGAAAGACATGGAAGGGGCTGTAATTAATACTCTAGAAGGGTTATCTTCTGAGTTCAAATCTGTTCTTGGGAAAAACTTTGCGCAAAAAGGTGCTGTTCAATGTGGTTTCTGCTCACCAGGCATGATAATGCGCGCAAAAGGGCTTTTCAATACCAACCCTACTCCTACCCGTAACGATATTATCAGGGCAATAAGCCCAAACCTATGCAGATGCACAGGTTATGTCAAGATAATCGATGCCATTGATGCATCCTTTAAGGAATTACAGGGAGGTAATCCTGAAGAAAGCAAAGCAACAGCAAATATTGGAGACAGATATCCAAAATATCAGGCAGTAGAAACAGCGCTTGGCGAACGAGATTTTGTGGATGATATGCATATCGACGGAATGCTACACGGCGCTTTAAAGTTTTCTGATTATCCTAAAGCCAAGATTCTCAGCATTGATTTTTCAGAAGCACTTAAAGTTGATGGTGTTGTAAAAGTAATTACTGCTAAAGACATACCTGGAAATCATTATAGTGGAACAATTTTTCAGGATTGGCCATTGATGATTAACATTGGCGAAACAACTCGTTATATAGGTGATGTTATTGCTGGAGTTGTTGCCACAACCGAGGAAATTGCTCGTAAAGCCGTGGAACTTGTTAAGGTCGAATACACGGTTTTACAGCCTGTAACCGATATGCATGAGGCGGCTAAGCCTAATAGTCCTTGCGTTCACGAGGGAAAATCAAATGTTTTAGAAACCTGTGCCATTCGTTTTGGCGATGTTGATAAGGCATTTGCCGAAGCAGCATGGACATCGAGCGACATATACGAAACTCAGCGCATTGAGCATGCTTTCCTTGAAACAGAAACAGCCATTGCAATACCTGAAAATGATGGAATCCGTTTATACAGCCAAAGTCAGGGTGTTTATGTTGATCGTAAGCAGATTGCAAAGTTTCTAGATTTTCCTGAAGAAAAGGTTAAGGTAACGTTAGTCCAAAATGGAGGAGGATTTGGCGGTAAAGAGGATTTGACCGTGCAAGGACATGTATCGCTATATGCATTCTTAATCCAGATGCCAGTAAAACTTCATCTCAACAGGGATGAATCGATTAGGATGCATCCTAAACGCCACCCTGTTTGGATGAAAATGAGCCTTGCCTGCGATGCAAAAGGTAAATTCACTGCCGTTAAACTTGAGGCAATTGGTGATACTGGTGCTTACGCTTCTGTTGGCACTAAGGTAATGGAACGTGTTGTGGGACATGCCACAGGTGGTTACACAGTTCCTGCGGTTGATGTTTCAGCAAAAACTGTTTACACCAACAATATTCCATGCGGAGCAATGCGTGGTTTTGGCGTTCCTCAGGCTGTATTTGCCATTGAAAGCTGTATAGATGATATCTGTAAACGAGCAGGGTTTGATCGTTGGCAAATTCGTTTCGATAATGCACTTGAGGATGGCTCTAAAACAGCAACGGGTCAAGTTCTGCGTGGTGTTGGGCTAAAGAAAACGATGCTTGCCGTTAAGGATCAATTCAATAGGGCTAAGTATGCGGGAATTGCTACTGGTCTAAAGAATACGGGTGTTGGTAACGGAATGGTTGACGATAGCGATGTAATCATCAAAATTATCTCTGATAAAAAGGTAGAAATTCACCACGGATGGACCGAGATGGGACAAGGCGTACATACTATGGCCATTCAAACTTTGCATCAGGAAACAGGTATCAATCCCGAAATAATTGATATTATAGTGAATACCGAAGCCGGGATCCCTACCGGAATGACAACCTCTTCGCGCGCAACTGCGTTGGTTGCCAATGCAATTATCAACGCGGCTATCTCAATTAAGAAGGACTTGGAAGGATCGTCAATATCACAGCTTGTTGGACGAAGTTACCGTGGAAAATTTGTTTGCGATTGGACCTGTAAACCCGGCGCCGATACCGAAGACCCAATTATTCACTTTGCATATGGATATGCAACTCAGGTTGTAATTCTCGACGACAATGGTGAAATTAAAAAAATCATAGCAGCACACGATGCTGGTAAAATAATGAATCAGATGCTCTTCGAGGGGCAAATTGAGGGTGCTCTGCACATGGGTATGGGATATGCCTTAACCGAGGATTTACCAATGAAGGATGGCTATCCAGTTAGCTATAAGTTCAAGGATATCGGAATTTTACGTGCTAATGAAACTCCCGAAATGGAAATAATTGGCATTGAAGAACCCGATCCTATTGGACCTTATGGTGCAAAAGGTATTGGGGAGATAGGACTTGTTCCAACCGCCGCCGCCATTGCTAATGCTTTCTTTGCATATGATGGAATTAAGCGTACCAAATTACCTATGAAGAGAAAAGGTTGA
- a CDS encoding threonine synthase, producing MSNSKFIYECCDCGKQFESSSELYLCPACNATNQPNLPSKGVLKTIYDYKSLGKKVNANSLASSKYIELLPINSLDSLPPLRVGQTPLYNFNYLDGKILSFNLFLKDDSQNPTFSFKDRASAIVSAYAKEKGIDTIVAASTGNAGSSLAGICASQGQKAIIMVPKAAPLAKLTQIVMYGAKIVPVDGTYDNAFDLSIEATKEFGWYNRNTAFNPLTIEGKKTVSFELFEQTNGKLPDKIFVPVGDGVIISGVYKGFEDLLMLGLIEKMPTIVAVQSMGSSNLVDNLSRNDFRIKPSNTIADSISVDIPRNFFMAKQLIQKYAGESIVVSDDEIVNASAILSRNTGIFAEPAAATAFAGMLAYSSKGLIKHNASCIVLLTGSGLKDLKSVSSLIKIPNAVAPTIDNLKKIL from the coding sequence ATGAGTAATTCAAAGTTTATATACGAATGTTGCGATTGCGGAAAGCAGTTCGAAAGTTCATCGGAACTATACCTTTGCCCTGCATGCAATGCAACAAATCAGCCAAATCTTCCTTCTAAAGGAGTGCTTAAAACTATATACGACTATAAATCATTAGGCAAAAAAGTTAATGCTAATTCATTGGCTAGTTCAAAGTATATTGAACTATTGCCAATTAATTCGTTAGATAGTTTACCCCCATTACGAGTTGGACAAACTCCTTTGTACAATTTCAACTATTTAGATGGTAAAATACTGTCTTTTAATCTTTTCTTAAAGGACGATTCTCAGAATCCAACGTTTTCGTTTAAGGATAGAGCATCAGCTATAGTTTCTGCCTATGCAAAGGAAAAGGGAATCGATACCATAGTTGCAGCATCAACAGGGAATGCAGGATCGTCGTTGGCGGGCATTTGCGCATCGCAAGGGCAAAAGGCCATTATAATGGTTCCAAAGGCTGCTCCGCTGGCAAAACTCACACAAATAGTGATGTATGGAGCCAAAATAGTTCCTGTTGACGGAACTTACGATAATGCTTTTGACCTAAGCATTGAAGCCACAAAAGAGTTTGGTTGGTATAACCGCAACACAGCCTTTAATCCATTGACAATTGAAGGGAAAAAAACGGTTTCGTTTGAGTTATTTGAGCAAACTAACGGAAAACTTCCCGACAAAATATTTGTACCAGTTGGCGATGGCGTTATCATATCGGGGGTCTACAAAGGCTTTGAGGATCTTTTAATGCTTGGATTAATAGAGAAAATGCCAACTATTGTTGCAGTTCAATCAATGGGAAGTAGTAATTTGGTAGATAATCTTAGCCGAAATGATTTTAGGATCAAGCCAAGTAACACCATTGCCGATTCCATTTCGGTTGATATTCCCCGTAACTTTTTTATGGCAAAACAGCTTATCCAAAAGTATGCAGGCGAATCGATTGTGGTTAGCGATGATGAAATTGTAAATGCATCGGCAATTCTTTCCAGGAATACTGGTATTTTTGCAGAGCCGGCTGCTGCAACTGCATTTGCAGGAATGTTAGCATATAGCAGCAAAGGCTTAATTAAGCATAATGCTTCGTGCATTGTATTGTTAACCGGTAGTGGATTGAAAGACCTAAAATCGGTTTCGTCGTTAATTAAAATACCGAATGCTGTAGCACCAACAATTGATAACCTTAAGAAAATACTTTAA
- a CDS encoding pyridoxal-5'-phosphate-dependent protein subunit beta, whose translation MIDIINKVTNQKALDNAVKRFKERGIILPTFKQQQNPDLIPDKIKDQLKNIGLWDINPLNLFRITWKNEPKEKGGLYGNVNYIELPKEITGVDARIVLLLGKWFPTGAHKVGAAYGCLAPRIITGGFDPTMQKAVWPSTGNYCRGGAFDSKLMGTESVAILPEEMSRERFTWLRDYIGSEVIATPGCESNVKEIYDKCWEIRRTQPDYVIFNQFDEFGNAAWHYNITGKAIEEVFRSLGGNNNHLAAYVSATGSAGTIAAGDYLRTIAPHIKVVASEALQCPTLLRNGFGGHRIEGIGDKHVPWIHNTKNTDVVTAIDDEDCMRIFRLFNEPEGQKYLKSIGISDKTINDLHFMGISGIGNTLSAIKTAKYFEMTSDDVIITIATDSANMYQSRLEELNAERGSYTSNQAIKDLEKCLMGTAADWMKELTYYDRKALHNLKYFTWVEQQEKEISDLNALWNDRALWDRQFHQIQRWDELIAEFNERTGLLKGL comes from the coding sequence ATGATTGATATTATTAATAAGGTAACTAATCAAAAAGCTCTTGATAACGCTGTAAAACGTTTTAAAGAACGTGGAATTATCCTTCCTACTTTTAAGCAACAACAAAATCCGGATTTAATTCCCGATAAAATAAAAGATCAACTTAAAAACATAGGTCTTTGGGATATAAATCCTTTAAATCTTTTCCGTATTACATGGAAAAATGAACCTAAAGAAAAGGGCGGACTTTATGGGAATGTAAATTACATTGAACTTCCAAAGGAAATTACAGGAGTTGATGCTCGTATAGTTCTTCTTTTAGGTAAATGGTTTCCAACAGGAGCCCATAAGGTTGGTGCAGCTTATGGTTGCTTAGCTCCCAGAATTATTACCGGTGGGTTTGATCCAACTATGCAGAAAGCTGTTTGGCCATCAACAGGAAATTATTGCCGTGGTGGTGCATTTGACTCTAAGTTAATGGGAACTGAGTCTGTAGCAATTCTTCCTGAGGAGATGAGCAGGGAGCGTTTCACTTGGTTACGCGATTATATTGGATCAGAAGTTATTGCCACTCCTGGTTGCGAATCGAACGTAAAGGAGATCTACGACAAATGTTGGGAAATCCGTCGTACGCAACCCGATTATGTTATTTTTAACCAATTTGATGAATTTGGTAATGCCGCATGGCACTACAATATCACAGGAAAAGCCATTGAGGAAGTATTTCGTTCATTAGGCGGTAATAATAACCACTTGGCAGCCTACGTTTCGGCAACAGGATCGGCAGGTACCATTGCTGCTGGCGATTACCTCAGAACAATCGCTCCTCACATCAAAGTTGTGGCATCGGAAGCACTTCAATGCCCAACCTTACTTCGCAATGGATTCGGCGGTCACAGAATTGAAGGCATTGGTGATAAACACGTTCCTTGGATTCATAACACTAAGAATACCGATGTTGTTACAGCGATTGATGATGAAGATTGCATGAGAATCTTTAGATTGTTCAATGAACCAGAAGGACAAAAATACCTAAAGTCAATTGGCATTAGCGATAAAACTATCAACGATTTGCATTTCATGGGTATTTCTGGTATTGGTAATACGCTTTCGGCCATTAAGACCGCAAAGTACTTCGAAATGACTTCGGATGATGTAATTATTACAATCGCTACCGACTCCGCAAATATGTATCAATCTCGTCTAGAGGAACTCAATGCTGAAAGGGGCAGTTATACTTCAAACCAAGCCATAAAGGATTTGGAAAAATGCTTGATGGGCACAGCTGCAGACTGGATGAAAGAGTTGACATATTACGATCGCAAAGCGCTTCACAACCTAAAATATTTCACATGGGTTGAGCAGCAAGAAAAGGAAATTAGTGATTTGAACGCATTGTGGAACGATAGAGCATTATGGGATAGACAATTTCATCAAATCCAACGCTGGGACGAACTTATTGCGGAATTTAACGAAAGAACAGGTCTATTAAAAGGTTTGTAA
- a CDS encoding AsnC family transcriptional regulator produces MKNIDEIDRKLLNILQDNSRITIRELSERLHLSTTPIHERIKKLEKNGFIKHYVTLLDPKMLGKKLTVFVSVSLMNHTKETVDEFEREMKKMPEVMECYYVSGNWDFLLKIQCNDMEDYHNFVIHRFSVIKNITQFNSSFVMSETKITHKFEL; encoded by the coding sequence ATGAAGAATATAGATGAAATTGATAGGAAACTTCTTAATATCTTACAGGACAATAGTAGAATTACTATTAGAGAACTATCAGAGAGATTGCACCTTTCCACAACTCCAATTCATGAAAGAATAAAGAAACTCGAGAAGAACGGATTTATCAAGCATTACGTTACGTTGCTTGACCCCAAAATGCTTGGGAAAAAACTAACTGTTTTTGTGTCAGTGTCGCTTATGAATCATACAAAGGAAACCGTTGATGAGTTTGAGCGAGAGATGAAAAAGATGCCTGAAGTTATGGAATGCTATTATGTGTCGGGCAACTGGGATTTCTTACTAAAAATCCAATGTAATGACATGGAAGATTACCATAATTTTGTGATTCATAGGTTCTCCGTAATTAAAAATATCACTCAGTTTAACAGTTCTTTTGTGATGTCGGAGACTAAGATTACCCACAAATTTGAGTTGTAA
- the truA_3 gene encoding tRNA pseudouridine synthase A, translating to MTKLTDLTHRYFIYISYLGTNYHGWQIQANAKSVQGLLNKALSTLLKEETNTIGAGRTDTGVHALYYVAHFDSLHSDLAENKQLIHSLNRILPVDISVSKIIEVKPTVNARFDATLRGYEYIICRTKNPFMNGLAWMYAANLDVEKMQLASQMLFNYSDFTSFSKVGSDNKTNICTIFKAEWIQKDDQLFFNIKANRFLRNMVRATVGTLVDVGRGKISAEDFSSIIEAKDRSLAGTSAPAEGLYLVEIEYPEDIFMV from the coding sequence TTGACAAAACTTACTGATTTGACACATAGGTATTTCATATATATTTCCTACCTTGGAACAAACTATCATGGTTGGCAAATACAAGCCAATGCCAAGAGCGTGCAAGGCCTCCTTAATAAAGCATTATCGACACTGCTAAAGGAAGAAACTAATACTATTGGAGCAGGTAGAACTGATACAGGTGTTCATGCTCTTTACTATGTAGCACATTTTGATTCGTTGCATTCCGATTTAGCAGAAAACAAGCAGTTAATCCATAGTTTAAATAGAATTCTACCAGTAGATATCTCGGTTTCAAAAATTATAGAAGTTAAGCCAACCGTAAATGCCCGTTTCGATGCGACACTTAGGGGATACGAGTACATTATTTGTCGCACTAAAAACCCATTCATGAATGGGTTAGCATGGATGTATGCGGCAAACCTTGACGTGGAAAAGATGCAACTTGCTTCACAAATGCTTTTTAACTATTCCGATTTTACCAGTTTCAGCAAAGTTGGCTCCGATAATAAAACAAATATCTGTACAATATTTAAGGCGGAATGGATTCAAAAGGACGATCAACTCTTCTTCAACATCAAAGCCAATAGATTTCTCCGTAATATGGTAAGAGCAACTGTTGGAACCTTGGTTGATGTTGGTAGAGGAAAAATATCGGCCGAAGATTTTTCGAGTATTATTGAGGCTAAAGATAGAAGTCTTGCAGGTACCTCTGCTCCCGCAGAAGGACTTTATTTAGTAGAAATAGAGTATCCTGAAGATATATTTATGGTGTAA
- a CDS encoding magnesium chelatase subunit I, producing MSETSTLNIKELNERIRLESSFVDIINLEMNKVIVGQKHLVESLLVGLLADGHILLEGVPGLAKTLAINTLSNIIDVKFNRIQFTPDLLPADLIGTLVYSPKNEQFNVKKGPIFANFILADEINRAPAKVQSALLEAMQERQITIGEETYKLGEPFLVLATQNPIEQEGTYPLPEAQVDRFMLKVKITYPKVEEERMIMRENLSLSFPKPEKVLKPSDIINARKVVREVYMDEKIEKYILDIVFATRFPAQYNLQKFESMINYGASPRASISLALASKAYAFIKRRGYVIPEDVRSVCHDVLRHRIGLTYEAEAENISTEDIITEILNTVEVP from the coding sequence ATGAGCGAAACTAGTACATTAAACATCAAGGAATTAAACGAAAGAATTAGGCTTGAGAGTTCTTTCGTGGATATTATTAACCTTGAAATGAACAAGGTTATTGTTGGACAGAAACATCTAGTTGAATCCTTGCTTGTTGGATTGCTTGCCGATGGACATATCCTTTTAGAAGGTGTTCCTGGTTTGGCAAAAACTTTGGCAATCAATACACTATCAAACATCATTGATGTTAAGTTCAACCGAATTCAGTTCACCCCCGATCTTTTACCTGCCGACCTTATTGGTACATTGGTTTACAGTCCAAAAAACGAGCAGTTCAACGTGAAGAAAGGGCCTATTTTTGCTAACTTCATCCTTGCCGATGAAATTAACCGCGCCCCTGCAAAAGTACAAAGTGCACTACTTGAAGCTATGCAGGAACGTCAAATAACCATTGGCGAAGAAACCTATAAACTAGGCGAACCATTCCTTGTGCTTGCTACGCAAAACCCAATAGAGCAGGAGGGAACCTACCCTCTTCCTGAAGCGCAGGTTGACCGTTTTATGTTAAAGGTAAAAATTACCTATCCAAAGGTGGAAGAGGAGCGCATGATTATGCGCGAAAACCTCTCGCTATCATTTCCAAAACCAGAGAAGGTTCTTAAACCATCCGATATTATTAACGCCCGTAAGGTTGTACGCGAAGTTTACATGGATGAAAAAATTGAAAAGTATATCCTCGATATAGTTTTTGCAACTCGATTCCCTGCGCAGTACAATCTACAGAAGTTTGAGTCGATGATTAATTACGGGGCATCGCCTCGTGCATCAATCAGTTTAGCGCTTGCTTCAAAAGCATACGCTTTTATCAAACGTAGGGGCTATGTAATACCTGAGGACGTTCGTTCGGTTTGTCACGATGTGCTTCGTCATCGTATTGGTTTAACCTATGAGGCGGAAGCCGAAAATATCTCAACCGAGGACATTATTACAGAAATTTTAAATACCGTAGAGGTACCATAG
- a CDS encoding membrane protein, producing the protein MFRFSNPEYLYLLLVIPLILGLYWYSVRLQKNNIKLFGNFESVLGLIPGISFKRGWIKIIVVSIAFLFLILGIAGPQFGAKLTDVKRKGIELIIALDVSNSMLAEDIQPNRIERAKQSISQLVDRLSNDRIGLIVFSGDAYVQLPVTNDYASAKMFLSSINPNMVPKPGTAIGSAIDLAASSFNPQSKTSKVIVIISDGENHEDDPVDAAKKAAENGIVIHTIGIGSPDGAPIPVDANHNYLKDENGNVVVTKLDEETLSKIAVIGNGKYVRATNTQLGLLPLFENINKMQRSEIKDKVYSEYNEQYQYLIAIALFLILVEFVTLERKNKWVANLNLFGDKKGGEL; encoded by the coding sequence ATGTTTAGATTTTCAAATCCTGAATATTTATATCTACTTCTAGTTATTCCATTAATACTAGGACTATATTGGTATTCTGTTCGGTTACAAAAGAACAACATTAAACTTTTCGGAAATTTCGAATCTGTTCTTGGACTAATCCCGGGGATCTCATTCAAACGTGGATGGATAAAGATTATAGTTGTTTCCATTGCATTCCTTTTTTTGATTTTAGGGATTGCAGGCCCTCAGTTTGGGGCAAAACTTACGGATGTAAAGCGTAAAGGAATAGAGTTGATTATTGCTCTGGATGTTTCTAACAGTATGCTTGCTGAGGATATTCAACCCAATAGGATAGAACGGGCCAAGCAGTCAATATCACAATTGGTAGATAGATTATCGAACGATAGAATTGGGCTAATAGTTTTTTCTGGTGATGCGTATGTACAACTTCCCGTCACAAACGATTATGCTTCAGCCAAGATGTTTCTTTCATCAATAAATCCCAATATGGTTCCAAAACCTGGAACTGCCATTGGAAGTGCCATTGATTTGGCCGCAAGTTCTTTCAATCCTCAATCCAAAACCAGCAAAGTGATTGTGATAATTTCGGACGGAGAAAATCACGAGGATGACCCAGTTGACGCAGCCAAAAAAGCGGCTGAAAATGGCATAGTTATTCATACTATAGGAATAGGCTCCCCTGATGGTGCTCCAATTCCTGTAGATGCCAATCATAACTATTTAAAGGATGAGAATGGAAATGTGGTAGTTACAAAGTTGGACGAAGAGACACTGTCGAAAATTGCTGTTATTGGCAACGGAAAGTATGTAAGAGCTACTAATACACAACTCGGTTTACTGCCTTTATTCGAAAACATTAACAAGATGCAGCGATCGGAGATCAAGGATAAAGTATACTCCGAGTACAATGAGCAATACCAATATTTAATAGCAATCGCACTATTCCTTATACTAGTTGAATTCGTAACTCTTGAACGAAAAAATAAATGGGTTGCAAATCTAAACCTATTCGGAGACAAGAAAGGGGGTGAACTATGA
- the batE gene encoding BatE protein, translated as MIKSIALTFTLIGATLSSILAQTPSMLIEKADKLYTEGKYQEAISNYEAIIGQGLQNAELYYNLGNAYFKTKNIPAAILNYEKAYSLNPEDEDIRFNLDLARTYTLDKIEAVPDFFLVSFIRNIRNWFGTNTWAYIAIISFALILALVLFFWFSSSFEIRRYAFSVSILLALIFVVSLSFSISQKNQIAKHNQAIIFAPVVSAKSSPDDSGKDLFILHAGTKVEIGRIVGDWCEVKIADGNKGWIQKVSFQKI; from the coding sequence ATGATTAAAAGTATTGCATTAACATTTACACTGATTGGGGCTACACTAAGTTCAATACTAGCACAAACTCCTTCAATGTTGATAGAAAAGGCCGATAAACTTTATACTGAGGGAAAATACCAGGAGGCCATAAGTAACTATGAAGCAATTATTGGACAAGGCTTACAAAATGCTGAATTATACTACAATTTGGGGAATGCGTATTTTAAAACTAAAAATATTCCCGCAGCCATTCTGAACTACGAAAAGGCATATTCGCTAAATCCTGAAGATGAAGATATCCGCTTTAACCTTGATTTAGCGCGTACATATACATTAGATAAAATTGAGGCTGTTCCAGATTTTTTCTTAGTTTCTTTTATTAGGAATATCCGAAATTGGTTTGGTACAAATACATGGGCATATATTGCCATTATCTCGTTTGCGTTAATTCTTGCATTAGTTTTGTTTTTCTGGTTCTCTAGTAGTTTCGAAATTCGTCGTTATGCGTTCTCTGTTTCGATATTATTGGCATTGATATTTGTCGTATCACTTTCATTTAGCATCAGTCAAAAAAATCAGATCGCAAAGCATAATCAAGCCATTATTTTTGCTCCGGTAGTATCAGCAAAAAGTTCACCCGACGATTCGGGAAAAGATTTGTTTATTCTCCATGCGGGTACAAAAGTGGAAATTGGCCGTATTGTGGGAGATTGGTGCGAGGTTAAAATTGCCGATGGTAATAAGGGCTGGATACAAAAAGTATCATTTCAAAAAATATAA